Proteins encoded in a region of the Acidobacteriota bacterium genome:
- a CDS encoding DUF5989 family protein — MPAKKSSDHRSAPADPQSESPSPADLSRSAAESSSGNSSKDFVQAAEGAQGGLLQEFWLFLRESKKWWLTPIILVLLLLAGLVVLAGTGAAPFIYTLF, encoded by the coding sequence ATGCCCGCCAAGAAATCTTCCGACCATCGCTCCGCTCCGGCTGACCCCCAATCCGAGAGCCCGAGTCCCGCAGACCTTTCGAGATCCGCCGCGGAGAGCAGCTCCGGCAACTCCTCGAAGGACTTCGTCCAGGCGGCGGAGGGGGCTCAAGGCGGCTTGTTGCAGGAGTTCTGGCTCTTCCTTCGAGAGAGCAAGAAATGGTGGCTCACCCCCATCATCCTGGTGCTCCTGCTCCTCGCAGGCCTGGTGGTCCTCGCCGGCACCGGAGCGGCGCCGTTCATCTACACGCTGTTCTGA